DNA sequence from the Paenibacillus azoreducens genome:
TTAACGTCCGCAGCAAATCCACTCGGCTTAACGGATCAAGACCTGCAGTCGGTTCGTCTAAAATAAGCAGTTTCGGATTCAGCATCAACACCGAGGCGATTGCGATGCGGCGCTTTTGCCCCCCGCTTAATTGAAAGGGAGCGCATGATAGGATCTCCTTGGACAGACCCACCTGCGGCAAGATCCGATCAATATCCTGTTCGATTTGTTCGCCTGAAAACCCAAGCATCTTAGGAGCGAAAGCAAGTTCTTTGTAAACGGTCGTTTCAAACAGTTGATGCTCCGGATATTGAAAAACAAAACCTATATCAGGGATAACCCTTATCCGTCCTTTGGAGTCCCTGGGAACAGAGCGCTGATCAATCCGGTATTCACCGTTAAAGGCAGGAATCAATCCCTTCAATACTTTGGCGAATGTGGACTTGCCCGCCCCCGTTTGACCAATAATGGAAATCCATCTGCCTTCGCGAATGGTACAGCTGACGTTCTGCAAAGCCGTCCGATCGGAATAGTTCACGCTCACCTGCTTTAGCTCATAGACCATTGGGAACGAAACATCTCCTTCCAATCTGCCATCAGCGGCGCCCTTAAACCCAGTGTTTTATGTAAACGTACGGCAAAGGGTTGATCCAATAGATAGCCGGCAGCAGGTACCGCTTCAAAAAAGGGTAATGGATCACCATCAAACTCAAGCCGTCCTTGATGAATAAGCAACACACGTTCAACAGACAGCACTTCCTCCATATGATGAGTGATGTGAATGATCGTCATCCCCTGGCGGTGCAGCTCATGCATAATGAACAGCATTTCCTTTCTTCCCTGCGGATCAAGCATGGAGGTGGCTTCATCGAAAATGATGATGCGGGGACGCATCGCTAGTATCGCGGCGATCGCGACCTTCTGCTTTTGCCCGCCGGATAGCTGGTGCGGCGCTGCTTCTGCATAGTCTTTCATTCGAACGGCTTGCAAAGCCTGTTCCGCGCGAATGCGCATTTTCTCTCTCGGCACGCGAATATTTTCCAAGCCGAAAATCACTTCATCCAAGACCGTCGTGGTAATGAATTGGTTATCCGGATTTTGAAAAACAAAACCTATTTGCTCACGAATCCTGGCAACATCCGCCGGCTCTGAGGTATCAAACTCCCTATATTTCACATGTCCTTCTTTCGGAAGCAGCAAACCGTCCATTAATTTGGCAATGGTGGATTTCCCGCAGCCATTCGCTCCGACAACCGCCACAAACTCGCCTTCTTTAATTGTAAAACTCATGTTATCTATGACAGGCTCGCCCTTCTTATAATAAAAATGTACTTGATCGAATGTAAGCATCTAATTTTCTTTGCCCTCCCGCTCCCGCCGCCATGTTTCAAAAAATGCCTCCGGACCGTTCTCGGAAAATGCCATCGTCGGTTTTTGCCATTTGGTAACCTTCGAACCGTTAACCCCGAAGATTTCGCCAGTCAACTCCTGATCCGGCTGAGCGAGCAGCGCAGCTGCAAACCGGGCGACATCGCCCGCTTCACCCACTTTCCAAAATTCAGGAAACGGTTCATTGCGGCTCGCGCATTTTTCCTTAAGATACTCGATGACAGGTCGCGTCATATCCGTTAAAGCGGCAGGCGAAATGGCGTTCACCCGTATCCGATTGCGCCGCAGTTCGGCTGCAAGCGTCCATACGATGCCGAGCATCCCTGCTTTGGCCGCACTGTAATTCACCTGGTAGGCGGAACCGGATAATCCGGCTGTCGATGTCATCAAAAGGATGTCTCCCCCGCCCTCCGGAAAATATGGCAGTACCCGCTGAATGCAATAAAAAGCGCCGTTCAAATGCACATTCAGAACGCTATGCCATTCTTCATCCTTCATGAGCAGACATTTTTGGTCGCGAACAATCCCGGCATTATGAATCAATACGTCAATACAGCTATATTTCGCTATAACAGCGTCTACCATCGACGTTACGGCCGACGGATCCGCGACATCGGCACAGCACCCTAAAGCCTCGCCTCCCATATGGCGAATCTCCTGCACGACTTCATCAACTAACGTTTGTTTCGTGCCATTTACGATGATTTGATATCCCTTTTTACCCCAGCTGCAATGCGATAGAGCGGCCAATGCCCCGGGTCGCGCCAGTAATTAAGGCTGTTTTAACCATCAGAACCTCTCTTTCACCGAAAAACTTCCCGCTGCGATCACCTCGCCCGTTTCTGAGGTAACCGTCACGCGGATTTGGTCTTCGCTTTCCTTAAAGTCAAAACTTGCCATCGTATCTGCTAAAAGCGGCTTTTGAAATCTCATGCTGCAAGCTGTAATCCAATGTGACCGATGTTCTGCCAAATACAAGGACTGAGCAAGCCCCATGATATACATCCCGTGTGCAATGGGCCGCTCATACCCAGCCTCAGCTGCGGCTTTATCATCCAGATGAATGGCAGCCGCATCGCCGGAAGCAGCAGCGTATTGCCGGATTGCACTTGCGGTAATTCGTTTTTTCATGCTTCGTCACCTACCGAAATAAGTACAGTTTCTGCCGTAACGATGAGGTCGCCGCAGCACTTGCAGATCAGGGTTTGGGTGTACAGGATCAGCTGCCCCTTACGGCCCGTTTTTTGCTCGACTCTCGTTAACGATAACTCGCAATCAAGAGTCATTCCTGCCACGACCGGTGCCTCATAAGAAAAATGCTGGGAACCGTGAATCAATGTTCCGTTCGCAGGAAACCAAGGAATATCGGATGCCTGCCAGAAAATAATGGGCATGGTTGCCGGAGCGATCAGAACGCCGTCTAACATTTGCACGGGAGCTTCAATGCTTTTCGCATACTGCAAAATTGAATCGGCGCGAATATGAATCCTTTGATGGAGCTTATTCATTCGACTGCCTCAACCAAGGCGGCAATGCCGATTCCGCCGCCAATACCAAGCGTGGCCAGCCCGCGCTTATACGGTTTTTGCAGCATTTCCGCGCATAAACGCGTCATCAAGATTGCGCCGGATGCACCATAAGGATGGCCAATAGCCAGCGCGCCGCCGCCTGGATTGACCTTGTCCTGCGGGATTTCCAGTTCCTTTAATGAGGCCAATACTTGTGCGGCAAAGGCTTCATTAAACTCAACGATATCCAAATCGTCAATGGTTAGATGCTGTCGGGTTAACAATCTCCGGACGGCCGGAACAGGTCCGATGCCCAAATACCGCGGATCTACTCCAGCCGCTTGGGCGTCCACGAAACGCAGAATGGGCTGCAGTCTAAGCTCCAGACATTTTCGTCTCGACATGATAAGAACAAGTGCGGCACCATCATTGATCGGACATGCATTTCCGGCAGTAACGGTACCTTGATCCAAAAAAACAGGCGGCAGTTTTTGCAGCTTTTCCAGACTTGTATCGGCTCTTGGACATTCGTCTGCAGTAACCCATCCAACATCGGTTTGCAGAGGAACGATTTCCTGATGAAATCTTCCCGTTTGCTGTGAAAGAACAGCCTTTTGGTGGCTTCTCAAGGAGTATTGATCTTGTTCTTCTCTGGAAATTGCGAATTTATGGGCTACATTTTCCGCAGCTATCCCCATATCCGGGTCGCCGTAAGCGCTTGGGGTGAAACGAGCACGTGCATAAAGCTGCGGAACCCCCATTAGCGTTCGCGGTTTGGCCATTTTCCACGGCGCCCGGCTCACGCTTTCGACGCCGCCTGCCAAATATACCTCGCCTGCGCCGCTCTGAACGAGTCTTGCCGCCATATTAATGGCCTCCAGACCTGAACCGCACTGCCGGTCGATCGTAACGCCAGGCACCGTGACCGGGAGTCCGGCCTCCAGCGCAGCAACCCGCGCAATATTTCCGCCTGGGCCAACGACATTGCCTATAATGACATCATCAATGGAGTCTTGTGGCAGGTTCGTTTGGGAGACGATATGCCGGATAAGCGGCGCTAATAATTCCTCCGGTTCAAGCTCACTGAACTGGCCGCCCATCCTGCCGACCGGTGTGCGTTTAGCCATGACAATGACGGCTTCCGTCATATCATCCCTCTATTCACGTATTCTTTCATCGCATGGCGGGCAATTTTTCCGCTGCTGGTATAAATGAACTGATCCACCGTGATGAGCCGTTTTGGCGCTTTATAGCTTGCCAAAAAACGACGGCAATAATTTTTTATCTCATCCAGGGTTAATTGCTGTTCCCCGCTCCATTTCACGATTGCCGTAATGCGTTCACCCCAATAAGCATCAGGCACCCCGAGGACCATGACTTCCCGGATCGCCGGAATTTGCTGCAGCACGGACTCCACTTCCTCAGGAAAAACATTCAGACCGCCGGATACCATCATATTTCTGGAGCGGCCGGCCATATATAAATAGCCATCTGAATCCAAGAATGCATAGTCTCCAAGCTTGAGCCATCCATCCCGAAACGCGGCGGCCGTTTCTTCGGGCAAATGATAATACCCTGAAAACATCATGCCGCTCCGGATGTAAAGTTGTCCGATCGTCCCGGCAGGTACCTCCCGGAAATGTTCATCGCGAATGGATACCTCTACGCCTGAGAAGGGTCTCCCTACCGAATCGGGCTTGTTTTCGGCAATGACGTCCATATAACTGATATAGCTCGCTTCCGACGAGCCATAATATTCGTACAGCTTAACCCCGCCAAATACCTCTCTGCACTTTCTTTTCGATGCCTCCGGCCATTTTCCGCCAGAGCTGATCAGAGCCTGAATTGGCGTTTGACCAGGGATAGCCTGCTGTATCATCGATTCAATCATCGTCGGCACGACAAACAAATTCATATCGGGAGTCCGTTTGCAAAGTTCCAGCATCGTCCCGGCATCAAAATGTCTGACGATATGAAACGTTCCCCCATTGTACAGGCTTTGCATTAAAGCGAATAACGATAAGGAGTGAACGAAAGGGCCCGGGGCTGCAATATGATCCATGCTGTCCAACTGAAAGGCTTCGTTTGTCGCCTCAAAGCTTGTCATCCACGACAATTGCGTTCGCATATACCCCTTTGGTTTCCCGGTCGTACCTGACGTAAAGCCGATAAATAATAATTCGTTGCCGTCATCCATTTCGGCTTCCGGTTGTAAAGCAGTGAGCCAGTCGTCATAGGAACCAGCCTCTTCTTCATCCGAAAAAGAAAGAATCCGGATGTCCCGCTCCTGGATGTCCAGGTTTTTTGCAGGTTCAGTTTCCGTAAAAATCATGCCTGGCTGACACAGCTGTAAAATGGCGTTCATTTCCGCTTTGCTCCATTGTGGATCAATGGGAACAGGTACGCATCCTGCATATACAGCTCCTAAAAAAACCTCCACAAATTCAGTGCGGTTCGCAGATAAAATAGCGACTTTATCATCGTTGAGCCCATCCCGCTTCAGTCCCTGGGCAATTTTTTTCATCCTCTGCACCAATGTGCAATAAGTTAGGCTTGTCTGGTTGTCGGATAAAGCGATTTTATCCGGATGCTGCACAGCATGTCGTACTAAAGATAAAGTTAGATTCATTTTCATCCACACCTATTCAAAATTCGTGCATTACGTGTTCTGCACTTTTTCTTCAATTGGACTGATAGGTTTTAATTGCACTGCGATGATGGCGGCGAGCACCGCTTTGATACAATCCCCGGGTAAAAATGCGGCAGCTCCCGCGAGTCCGGCCCAGACCGGTGTATGCGTGATGAAGGCCATAACCGGAGCGCCGATAAGAGAGACAAGAACAACTCCAAAAACAAAATTGATGACGATGACTTTCCATGTTTTTAACTTTGGCCACACCTTTTCCGTCATCCATCCGATACAGAATGCGGCGACGGGCCAACTAAAGATGTATCCTATGGACGGACCGATTAGGTGGGAGAGACCTCCCCGCCCTCCGGATAGTAAAGGTAAACCCAAAGCAACCAATACGATCAATAGAATTACGCTGAGCGCTGCGGTTTTCCTTCCCAAAAAGCATCCCGCCAGCATGACGCCAAGCGTTTGTGCGGTGACGGGAACCGGGATAAACCCTAACGGTATGGGCGGTATAAATCCCAATACCCCTATGAATGCTGCGAATAATGCGGCTAATACCATTTCTCTTGTCTTCAATAGACTACCTCCGATCAGGTTAACAATCTTATTACAGCTAGAGTCGACATCTAATGTAATAGGAATTATAGACTGATCAATTTCAATTGTAAACCATAAATATTTTTTAAGGTTTACGATTAGTTTGTTAGTTGGGATAGAACCAAGTTCATCAGGCACCTATAACCATGTATTCATGTCATTTTTCATGCGGTCAGAAAATGTTATAAATTGTATTTTTTTGACTGATTGCCCATTTTATTAATACAAAGGTTGAAACTATACACTGATGTCGGTATAATCTATCATGTAAAACGACAACAGTGTATATTTTATTACATGCATCTTGTCATTCATTATGGAGGTGGCTTTATGGCACCAAAAGTTAGTGAAGAATATAAAAAAGAGAGAGAAAGAGAGTTGATAGAAGCAGCCAAGAAGGTGTTTATCGAGAAAGGATTTGTTCGTACATCTATGCAAGATATTATGGACAAAGCTGGAATATCCAGAGGTGCATTGTATAGTTATTTCGATAATATTGAACATGTTTTTATCGAAGTTCTAAAATATGATGACCAAAAAGACATGCAATATTTTATGCCATCTAATGAAGGTCCACTATGGCCACAATTAAAAAACTGGGTTGAAGAACAGCAAATTTATATTGAGGCAATTAACCAAACATTGGTCTATGCAATGGCGGAATTTTTTTTAACATCCAATTACGCAAATAATAAAGACAATTTCCCTTACATTTCTGAACGTTACAATCAAACCACTGATGCTATAGAAAAAGTATTAAATGAAGGTATTCGTAAAGGAGAATTTAGCCCTCAACAATCTACTCATTCCATTGCGAGGTATATCCTATCATTTATCAACGGTTTAATGCTGGACACGTTTCAACTGGGACATGAACAGACAAAAGTAAAGGATCAATTATCCGTCTTTCTTTTCTCTTTAGAAAAATTAATTAATCCAAAATCCGCAAAATAAGGAGCGATCATTATGTTGTTTGAATCATCGAGAGTGAGATTAAGAAAGATGACAGAGGAAGATACAGAGCTATATCACAAGTGGAGAAATGATGTGGATGTTATGCATTCCACCAACCCATCTTTAGATGTTTATTCGATGGAGGCTACTAAAGAATTTGTAGATCATGTTATTTTGGGAGCTCCTGCAGCTAAAAGCTACATCATGGTTGAAAAAGGAAATGAAATACCCATCGGCATTGTATCATTGATCGGCATTGATTATAAAAATAGAAATGCTGAATGTATTATTGACATCGGGGAAAAGGAATATTGGGGAAAAGGCTATGGTTCAGAAGGGTTGAAATTACTGCTGGATTACGCTTTTTACGAAATGAATCTTCATCGAGTTTCTCTTAGTGTATTTTCATTTAATGATAGAGCTATTCATTTGTACACTAAGATCGGCTTTCAACAGGAAGGAAGCAGCAGACAATGTCTATTTAGAGATGGTGAATGGCATGACATTATTCATATGGGACTTCTGCAAAATGAATACTTTGAGAAACAAAAACAGAATGTATAAAAAATTGTTCCACCATAAAATAGAGGAACAGCGATGGAATGACGGTGGAACAACAGAATCAAACTTGTAACATTGAGAAGCGTACACAAAAAAGCATTACAGATTTCAGGAGCGAGAAAGCCCACTCTTTAAGGGGTGGGATGATAGCGACTTCGGACTGGGGCGTACCTTTAGGTACGTACATGTACGACTCTATCTAGCTCCTTTTCTTTTTTTGTTTGTTTGCGTATGTTTATATACCATACATACAATAAATGTGTTATACTGAAGTCATGGAAGAATATAGAAGAACCAAAACAACCGTAAGTCTACTCAACTATCATTTTGTGTTTTGTCCTAGATACCGTAGGAAGATATTCCGCAATCAAGCCGTTGACGAACGCTTTAAAGAGCTAGTCCGTCAAATCTGTAAGGAACACGACTTTAAGATTGTTGCAATGGAAACGGACCAAGACCACTGCTACTTATTCCTAAATGTCCCTCCAACCTACAGTCCTGCGGACATCATGGCGAAAGTGAAAGGAGGCACGTCAAGAATACTACGTGATGAGTTCGACTTTCTAAGCGCTTTACCAAGTTTATGGACTCGTAGTTATTTCGTATCCACCGCTGGAGATGTATCTTCACAAACCATAAAACGATATGTTGAAAATCAGAGAACGAGGTGAGAACTCATGGCGCAATCCTTGACAATCAAGATCAAGCTACTTCCGACAAAGAAAGAAACTGAGCTTTTGAAAAGTTCGTCTTTGCGCTATATTGAAACCGTGAATTTTCTCGTTTCTGAAATGGTTGCCGAACAAAAGATAACCAAGAAAACGTCTAAAGACGTTGCAGTTTCACTCAATAGTGCGGTGAAGAATCAAGCGATCCGTGATGCCAAGAGTGTGTTCAAAAGAGCAAAGAAAACAAAATTTCAAATCGTACCCGTCTTGAAAAAGCCAGTGATCATTTGGAATAACCAAAATTTCACGGTCACGCCAACAAGTATCTGTATGCCTTTTGTGATTGACGGACGCTCGAAGAAGTTAAGTATGAAAGCACTCATTGAACAACGAGACCTTAATCTGTTAGCCATCGCAACCAAAATCGGTACGCTGAGAATCACATGCAAAGGCAACAAATGGATAGCTCAAATTGCGCTGGAAGTTCCAACCGAACTCACCCCTTCAACGAAAGTCATGGGTGTAGACTTAGGTATCAAAGTGCCTGCTGTCTGTGTCACCGATGAGCATGAAGTGAAGTTTGTTGGAAATGGACGCATGAACAAGTACGTTCGCCGATACCATAATGCTCGTCGCAAAAAGTTAGGTAAGGCTAAAAAGCAAAATGCGATTAAAAAGTCTCGTGATAAAGAGCAACGATGGATGAAAGACCAAGACCATAAAATCAGCCGTGAAATCATTGATTTCGCAATGAAACACAATGTCGGTGTGATCCGACTTGAACAGTTGTCGGGTATTCGGCAACAGACAAGAAAAAGTCGTAAAAACAATCATTCTCTAAGTAACTGGTCTTTCTACCGTTTAGCACAATACATCAAGTACAAAGCAAATGTAGCGGGTATCAAAGTGGAAAATGTAAACCCAGCATACACGAGTCAACGATGCCCTCAATGCGGGCACCACAATCATGCGTTAGATCGCAGGTATACTTGTTCGAACTGCGGTGCTAGAGAACACCGCGATTTAGTCGGTGCATGGAATATCATTTTTGCACCTGTGATTGATGGTAACAGTCAATCAGCCTAGACACCTATACGGTCTGGTCTAGGATGGGGTAATGGCATACCCTTAGCTTAGGGCTAGTACAAAACAGAAATGGACTGCGTACAGTTTAGTACCTAAGAATCCCACCTCATGCCAGTAGGAATGAGGCTTGCGCCTTTAGGCGTGGGAGTGTCAAGATAAGCCCTGTCGCACCGCCTGTTTCTTCGTTATAAATATAGGAGTCAACGACGAGATTGCCATCCACCAGGATGAGGAAGATGTCTTCCATATCAAAGGGTGTACCTAGATTCAGATTTTCGAGCCGAGTATCTTCCTCGAATAAGATGACGGATTCCGTTTCGAATTCGCCATCGTTTCGTTCATTGCGAGCATAGGCCCAACTGTCCGCTGGCAGCAAATGTTTCACATCAGAAAAAGGCAAAACTCTGTAGTTCATCGTTCGTTACCTCCCCATAAGATAAAAAAATCCCTTGTCTTATTTTGATAAGGGTAGGATAACACGGTCAAACGTTATTTGCTTCCCAACTAAAGTACTAACTAACAGGTTTACTTTATATTATGCTTTTGTAGAAACTTCGCTTTGGGAATTTAATTTTGCTTGTTGTATACGGAAGGAAACCGCACAGCTCACGAGAACGAAAAGCAACTGAAGAGATAGAGCCAACAAAATCCCCGTTAACAATCCCCACTCCAGCGTCTGGCTCACGGCAATAAGCGCCCCGCCGATCCCGATGCTTAAACCCGGACTGAATGCGTCCGTAAATTGAAGGCTCGCGGATATTTCTCCTTCTTCACCTTCACTGGCATGCTGCAAAGCAATCGCTCCCGTGGTCGGATGGGCCAAACCGATCCCAAAACCGGTGAAAATTTGCGAAATAACCGCATATACGATTCCCCCCTCGGGCAGACCGACTGACAGCATCACCGCAGCAACCCCGATAATCATGAAACAAATACCAACCGTTACCCGTTTATTCCGGCCCGTTCCATGGTCCTTGGCATCAAGCTTGGACTGGAGCCAAGCCGCCGTTGACCAGCTTAATGCGCCCGCAGCCACAATTAATCCCGCCAAATCCGCAGGCAATTTTTTCACTTCCGTCAATGCCAGAACAACATAGCTCTCGGTGGCATTATAACAAGCAACAAACAAACCTCTTGAAGCAATGGTTGCAGGCAAACCTTTTCTTGCGCTAAAAGTCCCCTTAGGCAGCAGCTTGCGCAATGGCTGAATCATGATAAGCACCCCTGCCACCGAAAGCACCATTCCCTTCCAATCGGTAATAAAACCTAATCCGCTCAGCAGCATGCCCGTTCCAATGGCCAGGAGCACCGCCAATCCTTCTTTACGGCCGCCTTTGGAGGCACTTTTATCTTTCACTGAAAATTTGCGGAAAGCGGGAAGCGTCAGCACGACAGCCAAGCCGATGAAAGGAAGCACCAGCCAAAAAACAAATCTCCAAGACAAAAGTTCAGCTAAAAGCCCAGCGATATATGGACCAACTAACGCAGGCAAAATATATGCGCTTGAAAACATGGCAAGTATTTTCGTTCTTAGCTGATCGGGGTAACCTAAAGTAATGCTGTAATAAACGCATGTAATAATAGATCCGGCGCCAAAACCTTGAAACAATCTTCCGATGATCAGCATAACCATATTCACGGATGTGGCCGCAATGACAATGCCGACGACGAATATGAGAATCGCCGCAATAAACGATGCGAACACGCCACTTTTGTTAATCTGCTGGCCTATTACCATCGTTCCAACAATTTGCGCCAATAGAAAAGCGCTAAAAATCCAGCCATATAAATGAAGGCCATTCAATTTTTGTGCCAGACTCGGAGCAATCGTAGTAATAGCCAGCCCTTCAAAAGCCACGGTAGTCACGGCAAGAATGATACCGATCGTTAGCGCCCTGTATCGGGGACCAAAAATTCCAGCTTCCTTAGTGGATGTCTCCATTCTTCATTCTCCTTCTTATTGTTGCCATGTCATTACTTGACACAGCAAGTATTTGATATGTTATTGCAGTTCCGTATAAAAGATAATCGCAATCCAAAAATAATGGTCGTAGCAACTATAATACCTGTTTATTCGCATCACATTCCAACCATATAAGCATCATCGGTCCTGAATGGAAGTTAGATTGACCTGTGGTTTTGCGAAAGATAAAATCTATAAAATAGCTTT
Encoded proteins:
- the tnpA gene encoding IS200/IS605 family transposase — encoded protein: MCYTEVMEEYRRTKTTVSLLNYHFVFCPRYRRKIFRNQAVDERFKELVRQICKEHDFKIVAMETDQDHCYLFLNVPPTYSPADIMAKVKGGTSRILRDEFDFLSALPSLWTRSYFVSTAGDVSSQTIKRYVENQRTR
- a CDS encoding ATP-binding cassette domain-containing protein — protein: MLTFDQVHFYYKKGEPVIDNMSFTIKEGEFVAVVGANGCGKSTIAKLMDGLLLPKEGHVKYREFDTSEPADVARIREQIGFVFQNPDNQFITTTVLDEVIFGLENIRVPREKMRIRAEQALQAVRMKDYAEAAPHQLSGGQKQKVAIAAILAMRPRIIIFDEATSMLDPQGRKEMLFIMHELHRQGMTIIHITHHMEEVLSVERVLLIHQGRLEFDGDPLPFFEAVPAAGYLLDQPFAVRLHKTLGLRAPLMADWKEMFRSQWSMS
- a CDS encoding FAS1-like dehydratase domain-containing protein, whose amino-acid sequence is MNKLHQRIHIRADSILQYAKSIEAPVQMLDGVLIAPATMPIIFWQASDIPWFPANGTLIHGSQHFSYEAPVVAGMTLDCELSLTRVEQKTGRKGQLILYTQTLICKCCGDLIVTAETVLISVGDEA
- a CDS encoding SDR family NAD(P)-dependent oxidoreductase — its product is MQEIRHMGGEALGCCADVADPSAVTSMVDAVIAKYSCIDVLIHNAGIVRDQKCLLMKDEEWHSVLNVHLNGAFYCIQRVLPYFPEGGGDILLMTSTAGLSGSAYQVNYSAAKAGMLGIVWTLAAELRRNRIRVNAISPAALTDMTRPVIEYLKEKCASRNEPFPEFWKVGEAGDVARFAAALLAQPDQELTGEIFGVNGSKVTKWQKPTMAFSENGPEAFFETWRREREGKEN
- a CDS encoding MFS transporter codes for the protein METSTKEAGIFGPRYRALTIGIILAVTTVAFEGLAITTIAPSLAQKLNGLHLYGWIFSAFLLAQIVGTMVIGQQINKSGVFASFIAAILIFVVGIVIAATSVNMVMLIIGRLFQGFGAGSIITCVYYSITLGYPDQLRTKILAMFSSAYILPALVGPYIAGLLAELLSWRFVFWLVLPFIGLAVVLTLPAFRKFSVKDKSASKGGRKEGLAVLLAIGTGMLLSGLGFITDWKGMVLSVAGVLIMIQPLRKLLPKGTFSARKGLPATIASRGLFVACYNATESYVVLALTEVKKLPADLAGLIVAAGALSWSTAAWLQSKLDAKDHGTGRNKRVTVGICFMIIGVAAVMLSVGLPEGGIVYAVISQIFTGFGIGLAHPTTGAIALQHASEGEEGEISASLQFTDAFSPGLSIGIGGALIAVSQTLEWGLLTGILLALSLQLLFVLVSCAVSFRIQQAKLNSQSEVSTKA
- a CDS encoding RNA-guided endonuclease InsQ/TnpB family protein; this encodes MAQSLTIKIKLLPTKKETELLKSSSLRYIETVNFLVSEMVAEQKITKKTSKDVAVSLNSAVKNQAIRDAKSVFKRAKKTKFQIVPVLKKPVIIWNNQNFTVTPTSICMPFVIDGRSKKLSMKALIEQRDLNLLAIATKIGTLRITCKGNKWIAQIALEVPTELTPSTKVMGVDLGIKVPAVCVTDEHEVKFVGNGRMNKYVRRYHNARRKKLGKAKKQNAIKKSRDKEQRWMKDQDHKISREIIDFAMKHNVGVIRLEQLSGIRQQTRKSRKNNHSLSNWSFYRLAQYIKYKANVAGIKVENVNPAYTSQRCPQCGHHNHALDRRYTCSNCGAREHRDLVGAWNIIFAPVIDGNSQSA
- a CDS encoding AMP-binding protein, with translation MNLTLSLVRHAVQHPDKIALSDNQTSLTYCTLVQRMKKIAQGLKRDGLNDDKVAILSANRTEFVEVFLGAVYAGCVPVPIDPQWSKAEMNAILQLCQPGMIFTETEPAKNLDIQERDIRILSFSDEEEAGSYDDWLTALQPEAEMDDGNELLFIGFTSGTTGKPKGYMRTQLSWMTSFEATNEAFQLDSMDHIAAPGPFVHSLSLFALMQSLYNGGTFHIVRHFDAGTMLELCKRTPDMNLFVVPTMIESMIQQAIPGQTPIQALISSGGKWPEASKRKCREVFGGVKLYEYYGSSEASYISYMDVIAENKPDSVGRPFSGVEVSIRDEHFREVPAGTIGQLYIRSGMMFSGYYHLPEETAAAFRDGWLKLGDYAFLDSDGYLYMAGRSRNMMVSGGLNVFPEEVESVLQQIPAIREVMVLGVPDAYWGERITAIVKWSGEQQLTLDEIKNYCRRFLASYKAPKRLITVDQFIYTSSGKIARHAMKEYVNRGMI
- a CDS encoding TetR family transcriptional regulator; translation: MAPKVSEEYKKERERELIEAAKKVFIEKGFVRTSMQDIMDKAGISRGALYSYFDNIEHVFIEVLKYDDQKDMQYFMPSNEGPLWPQLKNWVEEQQIYIEAINQTLVYAMAEFFLTSNYANNKDNFPYISERYNQTTDAIEKVLNEGIRKGEFSPQQSTHSIARYILSFINGLMLDTFQLGHEQTKVKDQLSVFLFSLEKLINPKSAK
- a CDS encoding thiolase family protein, which gives rise to MTEAVIVMAKRTPVGRMGGQFSELEPEELLAPLIRHIVSQTNLPQDSIDDVIIGNVVGPGGNIARVAALEAGLPVTVPGVTIDRQCGSGLEAINMAARLVQSGAGEVYLAGGVESVSRAPWKMAKPRTLMGVPQLYARARFTPSAYGDPDMGIAAENVAHKFAISREEQDQYSLRSHQKAVLSQQTGRFHQEIVPLQTDVGWVTADECPRADTSLEKLQKLPPVFLDQGTVTAGNACPINDGAALVLIMSRRKCLELRLQPILRFVDAQAAGVDPRYLGIGPVPAVRRLLTRQHLTIDDLDIVEFNEAFAAQVLASLKELEIPQDKVNPGGGALAIGHPYGASGAILMTRLCAEMLQKPYKRGLATLGIGGGIGIAALVEAVE
- a CDS encoding MaoC family dehydratase, whose product is MKKRITASAIRQYAAASGDAAAIHLDDKAAAEAGYERPIAHGMYIMGLAQSLYLAEHRSHWITACSMRFQKPLLADTMASFDFKESEDQIRVTVTSETGEVIAAGSFSVKERF
- a CDS encoding biotin transporter BioY, with the translated sequence MKTREMVLAALFAAFIGVLGFIPPIPLGFIPVPVTAQTLGVMLAGCFLGRKTAALSVILLIVLVALGLPLLSGGRGGLSHLIGPSIGYIFSWPVAAFCIGWMTEKVWPKLKTWKVIVINFVFGVVLVSLIGAPVMAFITHTPVWAGLAGAAAFLPGDCIKAVLAAIIAVQLKPISPIEEKVQNT
- a CDS encoding GNAT family N-acetyltransferase, with amino-acid sequence MLFESSRVRLRKMTEEDTELYHKWRNDVDVMHSTNPSLDVYSMEATKEFVDHVILGAPAAKSYIMVEKGNEIPIGIVSLIGIDYKNRNAECIIDIGEKEYWGKGYGSEGLKLLLDYAFYEMNLHRVSLSVFSFNDRAIHLYTKIGFQQEGSSRQCLFRDGEWHDIIHMGLLQNEYFEKQKQNV
- a CDS encoding ATP-binding cassette domain-containing protein; this translates as MVYELKQVSVNYSDRTALQNVSCTIREGRWISIIGQTGAGKSTFAKVLKGLIPAFNGEYRIDQRSVPRDSKGRIRVIPDIGFVFQYPEHQLFETTVYKELAFAPKMLGFSGEQIEQDIDRILPQVGLSKEILSCAPFQLSGGQKRRIAIASVLMLNPKLLILDEPTAGLDPLSRVDLLRTLKEWQQQDNRTLLFISHQMEDVAEYSDEVMVFHKGCLLGHIEARTLFLEKTELMEEAGLPLPEPVQLLKLAEELSGRKIEVRSCKEQDIFQSILPIWRGRGLLRNE